Proteins from a genomic interval of Kribbella aluminosa:
- a CDS encoding serine hydrolase domain-containing protein codes for MSRLPRSTAEAQGLSDAALDSFVGALNDGQPEIQTVMLMRHGHVVLEEEWAPYRLTDRHLLFSVSKSFTSTAVGLAIDAGLLTIDDPVISFFTADELPETISDNLAAMKVRHLLTMTTGHSQDTVEALSRDRRMVKMFLGLEVQHEPGTVFVYNSGATYMLSAIVQRVTGERLLDYLRPRLFEPLGATEATWQVSKEDITVGGWGLSINTESLACFGQLLLQHGEWDGKQLVPAEWYEAATSKQVPNDQEANPDWHQGYGFQFWRGRHNTYRGDGAFGQFCLVFPEYDAVLIVTSATTDMQAILNTVWDYLLPALEGKDVPPVARPEKLELPAPSGSAPAAGDGQTYRITADNAAGLAAVRIDPDGTATFGIRDMGDDGGTHDLVCAAGDWQERSAPGTMPGAADDASLETGIRVVTSAYADGDALVATIRWVETPFVAVLTCRVADGAMTVDAKLNVSFGPTEFTVVSEPMSHS; via the coding sequence GTGAGCAGACTTCCGCGGAGTACGGCAGAGGCGCAGGGTTTGTCGGATGCGGCGCTGGACAGTTTTGTCGGAGCGCTGAATGACGGACAGCCGGAGATCCAGACCGTGATGCTGATGAGGCACGGTCACGTGGTGCTGGAGGAGGAGTGGGCGCCGTACCGGTTGACCGACCGGCACCTGTTGTTCTCGGTGTCGAAGAGTTTCACCTCGACAGCGGTCGGCCTCGCGATCGACGCAGGATTGTTGACAATCGACGATCCGGTCATCTCGTTCTTCACCGCGGACGAGCTGCCGGAGACGATCAGCGACAACCTCGCCGCGATGAAGGTCCGGCACCTGCTGACGATGACGACCGGCCACTCCCAGGACACCGTCGAGGCGCTCAGCCGGGACCGCCGGATGGTGAAGATGTTCCTCGGCCTCGAGGTGCAGCACGAGCCGGGCACGGTCTTCGTCTACAACAGCGGCGCGACGTACATGCTGTCCGCGATCGTGCAGCGGGTCACCGGTGAACGGCTGCTCGACTACCTGCGGCCACGGCTGTTCGAGCCGCTCGGTGCGACAGAGGCGACCTGGCAGGTGTCGAAGGAGGACATCACGGTCGGCGGGTGGGGTCTGAGCATCAACACCGAGTCATTGGCCTGCTTCGGGCAGTTGCTGTTGCAGCACGGCGAGTGGGACGGCAAGCAACTCGTCCCGGCTGAGTGGTACGAGGCGGCCACCTCGAAGCAGGTGCCCAATGACCAGGAGGCGAACCCGGACTGGCACCAGGGGTATGGCTTCCAGTTCTGGCGCGGCCGCCACAACACGTACCGCGGCGACGGCGCGTTCGGGCAGTTCTGCCTGGTGTTCCCGGAGTACGACGCTGTACTGATCGTGACCAGCGCGACGACCGACATGCAGGCGATCCTGAACACGGTGTGGGACTACCTCCTCCCAGCCCTGGAGGGCAAGGATGTCCCGCCGGTCGCCAGGCCCGAGAAGCTGGAGCTCCCGGCGCCGAGCGGTTCGGCGCCGGCCGCCGGAGACGGGCAGACGTACCGGATCACCGCCGACAACGCGGCGGGCCTCGCCGCGGTCCGGATCGACCCGGACGGTACGGCGACGTTCGGCATTCGCGACATGGGTGACGACGGCGGCACCCACGACCTGGTCTGCGCCGCGGGCGACTGGCAGGAGCGGTCCGCTCCGGGAACGATGCCGGGAGCAGCCGACGACGCGAGCCTCGAGACCGGCATCCGGGTCGTGACCAGCGCATATGCCGACGGCGACGCGCTCGTGGCAACGATCCGCTGGGTCGAGACACCGTTCGTCGCGGTCCTCACCTGCCGGGTCGCGGACGGTGCGATGACGGTCGACGCCAAGCTCAACGTGTCGTTCGGGCCGACCGAGTTCACAGTGGTTTCGGAGCCGATGTCACACAGCTGA
- a CDS encoding NAD-dependent epimerase/dehydratase family protein: MKVLVAGATGGLGRSLVPQLVAAGHEVTGMIRSGSGAAGVRAFGADVVLADGLDADAVRAAVLSVRPEVVIHQMTALKGGIDFKHFDDSFATTNKLRTSGVDNLIVAAQAAGVRRFVVQSYAGWNLQHGGSATKTEADPLDPAPAPAQLQTMAGIKHLESAVLNADGIEGVALRYANFYGPTADLGKGGSMVELIQKRRLPIIGDGTGVWSFIHYDDAAAATVKAVESDVTGVFQIADDDAAQAAVWLPEFARILGAKAPRHIPSWIGRLAVGDVGVAAFTEIRGAANALAKSTFGWQPGYASWREGFRNGL; this comes from the coding sequence ATGAAGGTCTTGGTAGCAGGAGCGACCGGCGGACTGGGCCGGTCACTGGTACCGCAGCTGGTCGCGGCCGGGCACGAGGTGACCGGGATGATCCGGTCCGGGTCCGGCGCGGCCGGCGTCCGGGCGTTCGGCGCGGACGTCGTACTCGCCGACGGTCTCGACGCGGACGCCGTACGTGCCGCCGTGCTGTCGGTCCGCCCCGAGGTCGTCATCCATCAGATGACGGCGCTCAAGGGCGGGATCGACTTCAAGCATTTCGACGACAGCTTCGCCACGACGAACAAGCTGCGTACGTCAGGTGTCGACAATCTGATTGTCGCCGCACAAGCTGCCGGCGTACGACGGTTCGTCGTCCAGTCGTACGCCGGCTGGAACCTGCAGCACGGCGGATCCGCCACCAAGACCGAGGCCGACCCGCTCGACCCGGCCCCGGCGCCCGCGCAACTTCAGACGATGGCCGGTATCAAGCACCTCGAGTCCGCGGTACTGAACGCCGACGGCATCGAGGGCGTCGCGCTCCGGTACGCGAACTTCTACGGCCCGACGGCCGACCTCGGCAAGGGCGGCTCGATGGTGGAGCTGATCCAGAAGCGCCGGCTCCCGATCATCGGCGACGGCACTGGGGTCTGGTCGTTCATCCATTACGACGACGCGGCCGCCGCCACGGTGAAGGCGGTCGAGAGCGACGTCACCGGCGTGTTCCAGATCGCGGACGACGACGCGGCGCAGGCGGCGGTCTGGCTGCCGGAGTTCGCCAGGATCCTGGGGGCGAAAGCACCGCGCCACATCCCGTCCTGGATCGGGCGGCTGGCGGTCGGCGACGTCGGTGTGGCCGCCTTCACCGAGATCCGCGGCGCCGCGAACGCCCTCGCCAAGTCCACGTTCGGCTGGCAACCCGGCTATGCCTCGTGGCGCGAAGGCTTCCGCAACGGGCTGTGA
- a CDS encoding urea amidolyase associated protein UAAP2: MTVTATTVALDSVVEAGDGALVTVPAGGRLQIVDLYGNQAVDTLFYDAHDIDNRYSAFDTIREQRAVFLTIGSRLVSTRLDELAVITDDTCGRHDTVGGACSQESNVIRYGESTRHQHACRQTFLRYGAKAGIGQRQLTHNINFFMNVPVTPSGGLTFEDGLSAPGKYVEITASRDLFALISNCPQVNNPCNGWNPTPIQLLGWW, translated from the coding sequence ATGACTGTCACCGCGACGACCGTTGCCCTCGACTCTGTAGTGGAAGCGGGCGACGGCGCACTCGTGACCGTGCCGGCGGGCGGACGATTGCAGATTGTCGACCTGTACGGCAACCAGGCCGTGGACACGTTGTTCTACGACGCCCACGACATCGACAACCGCTACTCCGCCTTCGACACGATCCGCGAACAGCGGGCCGTGTTCCTGACCATCGGGTCGCGGCTGGTGTCGACCAGGCTCGACGAACTCGCCGTGATCACCGACGACACCTGCGGCCGGCACGACACCGTCGGCGGGGCGTGCTCGCAGGAGAGCAACGTCATCCGGTACGGCGAGTCCACCCGGCACCAGCACGCCTGCCGGCAGACCTTCCTGCGGTACGGCGCCAAGGCCGGCATCGGCCAGCGTCAGCTCACCCACAACATCAACTTCTTCATGAACGTGCCGGTGACGCCGAGTGGCGGCCTGACGTTCGAGGACGGCCTGTCCGCGCCCGGCAAGTACGTCGAGATCACCGCGAGCCGCGACCTGTTCGCGCTGATCAGCAATTGCCCGCAGGTCAACAATCCCTGCAACGGCTGGAATCCGACGCCGATCCAGCTGCTGGGCTGGTGGTGA
- a CDS encoding DUF1989 domain-containing protein — MTHAHEVPGDAAWSAPVRAGRTITLTALADGANATMLIIGTDRLDRLNIPDTLKSQMSARIKPGMVLMSDRGLALATVIASSLDWHDCLTGARPDRLLLLELVKHGLGEADLHGCVNFFSKVAVADDPRASLAFVPDHAHAGDTVTLRADQDLLIFVSTAPHALSDGTAASVAVQLEPPAHLETPAHLETLVRLETPVHVEDPELREEAVRALRLTRELIA, encoded by the coding sequence CTGACGCACGCTCACGAGGTCCCCGGTGATGCCGCGTGGTCGGCACCGGTCCGTGCGGGTCGCACCATCACGCTGACCGCACTCGCCGACGGCGCGAACGCGACGATGCTGATCATCGGCACCGACCGCCTCGACCGCCTGAACATCCCGGACACGCTGAAGTCCCAGATGTCGGCGCGGATCAAGCCCGGCATGGTTCTGATGTCGGACCGCGGCCTCGCGCTCGCGACCGTCATCGCCTCAAGCCTCGACTGGCACGACTGCCTCACCGGCGCTCGCCCCGACCGGCTTCTGCTGCTCGAACTCGTCAAGCACGGTCTCGGCGAAGCGGATCTGCACGGCTGCGTCAACTTCTTCAGCAAGGTCGCCGTCGCGGACGACCCGCGCGCGTCACTCGCGTTCGTCCCGGACCATGCCCACGCAGGTGACACTGTCACGCTCCGCGCCGACCAGGACCTCTTGATCTTCGTCTCGACCGCACCCCACGCGCTCTCGGACGGGACCGCCGCGAGTGTCGCCGTACAGCTCGAACCCCCTGCGCACCTCGAAACCCCTGCGCACCTCGAAACCCTCGTGCGCCTCGAAACCCCTGTGCACGTGGAGGATCCCGAACTGCGGGAGGAAGCAGTCCGCGCACTGCGCCTGACTCGGGAGCTGATCGCATGA
- the atzF gene encoding allophanate hydrolase, with protein MNNEWITRVTPTVPRPGPLHGLTMALKDNIDLAGVPTTAGDPRNSRPAQRNAFVVDQLIAAGAVPLGKTNLDQYATGLVGTRSPYGACHSVFSDRHISGGSSSGSAVAVATGQVDFALGTDTAGSGRVPAAFNRIVGIKPSRGLVSARGVVPACRSLDCVTVMARTVATARAAYDVMVAYDPHDAWSRRAADLSRHRAVSGAVIGVPDVGLELEPLHEAAWQETLTEAHRLGEVVKVDVRPLLEAADLLYSGPWLAERWLAFGDRLDDDPAVDPTVRTIVRGGAALTAASAFAGFDRLATLARASEDLWTRVDAVLLPVTPGHPTLAEVEADPIGVNSRLGRFTNMVNLLDLCAIAFPGTDRADGLPFGIQLLAPAGHDLELIGLAARWRGESVPASALDSEILLAVAGAHLSGQPLNDQLVRRGARLAFTARTAASYRMFLVDGPRPGLTRTPAGGPVHDGPGIEVEVWRLPPAELGGFAATVDPPLAIGPLELSDGEQVLGFVCTADAADPARDITAAGGWRAYLAGS; from the coding sequence GTGAACAACGAGTGGATCACCCGGGTCACCCCGACCGTGCCCAGGCCCGGACCGTTGCACGGGCTGACGATGGCTCTCAAGGACAACATCGATCTGGCGGGGGTGCCCACGACGGCCGGCGATCCGCGCAATTCACGGCCCGCGCAGCGGAACGCCTTCGTCGTCGACCAGTTGATCGCCGCCGGCGCCGTGCCGCTGGGGAAGACAAACCTCGACCAGTACGCGACCGGGCTGGTGGGCACTCGATCGCCGTACGGTGCTTGTCACTCGGTCTTCTCCGACCGGCACATCTCGGGCGGGTCGAGCTCGGGAAGTGCCGTCGCCGTCGCGACAGGCCAGGTCGACTTCGCGCTCGGGACCGACACGGCCGGTAGCGGGCGGGTACCGGCCGCCTTCAACCGGATCGTCGGCATCAAGCCGAGTCGCGGACTCGTGTCGGCGCGCGGCGTCGTACCGGCGTGCCGGTCGCTCGACTGCGTGACCGTCATGGCCCGCACCGTGGCCACCGCGCGGGCGGCGTACGACGTGATGGTTGCGTACGACCCGCACGACGCGTGGTCGCGCCGGGCCGCGGATCTGTCCCGTCACCGGGCGGTGTCCGGCGCGGTGATCGGCGTACCGGATGTCGGGCTGGAGCTGGAACCGTTGCATGAGGCGGCCTGGCAGGAGACGCTCACCGAGGCTCATCGGCTCGGCGAAGTCGTGAAGGTGGATGTACGGCCGCTGCTCGAGGCCGCGGACCTGCTGTACTCCGGGCCGTGGCTGGCCGAGCGCTGGCTGGCCTTCGGGGACAGGCTGGACGACGATCCGGCGGTCGACCCGACTGTGCGGACGATCGTGCGGGGCGGCGCGGCGCTGACCGCGGCATCCGCGTTCGCGGGCTTCGACCGGCTTGCGACGCTGGCCCGTGCGAGCGAGGACCTGTGGACGCGGGTCGACGCGGTGCTGCTGCCGGTGACGCCAGGGCATCCCACGCTGGCGGAGGTCGAGGCCGATCCGATCGGGGTCAACAGCCGACTGGGCCGCTTCACGAACATGGTCAACCTCCTCGACCTGTGCGCAATCGCCTTCCCAGGAACGGATCGCGCCGACGGTCTGCCGTTCGGGATCCAGCTGCTGGCGCCGGCCGGTCACGACCTCGAGCTGATCGGCCTGGCGGCTCGCTGGCGTGGTGAGTCCGTGCCGGCTTCGGCTCTGGACAGCGAGATCCTGCTCGCTGTCGCGGGCGCCCACCTGTCCGGCCAGCCACTCAATGATCAGCTGGTACGCCGTGGTGCCCGGCTCGCGTTCACCGCGCGGACCGCGGCGTCGTACCGGATGTTCCTCGTCGACGGACCGCGTCCGGGTCTGACCCGGACGCCGGCGGGAGGTCCGGTTCACGACGGTCCGGGGATCGAGGTCGAGGTGTGGAGGCTGCCGCCCGCCGAACTCGGTGGGTTCGCGGCGACCGTCGATCCTCCACTGGCGATCGGTCCACTGGAGCTGTCGGACGGAGAGCAGGTACTCGGCTTCGTGTGTACGGCCGACGCCGCCGACCCGGCCCGTGACATCACCGCCGCAGGCGGCTGGCGGGCGTACCTGGCCGGGAGCTGA
- a CDS encoding amino acid permease, with translation MPASSAATPEALTTDQVGARDLGHFGYAQQLSRRVGSYASFAAGFSFVSILTTVFQLFGLGFGFGGTAFFWTWPAVLAGQLMVALCFAELAARYPLSGAIYQWARRLGGAVVGWFAGWTMAIAQIITLATAAIALQVVLPAVWPGFQLVGTDPALASKDGAANAVLLGCLLLAATTLLNATSVRVTAVVNSVGVTCELIGVVLIVILLTSRAERGPSVVLHTTNLDSSTGYVVPLLVSALMAAYVLVGFDSAGELSEETHKPRATTPRTIIRAVVASGIGGAFLIVAALMAAPSLTDGDLAAQGLPYVLTSRLGTTAGKLLLLDVALAVCVCTLAIQTAAARMIFSMARDNVLPGSRRLRKVSERTGTPVAATVVPGVLAAVCLVVNVGNAGLFLGLASVCIMLLYVAYLMVTTPLLVRRLTGGGLPAGVDENGRPLFSLGRFGLVVNIVAVAYGLAMAINLGWPRAEVYDPAGDGWYLHYLPLVTLAVVAAGGLLAYRAQRTAYHASIGAPVHAATPAVEAEGASA, from the coding sequence ATGCCAGCATCGAGTGCAGCAACCCCCGAAGCCCTGACCACCGATCAAGTGGGCGCGCGTGACCTCGGCCACTTCGGCTACGCCCAGCAGCTCTCACGCCGCGTCGGAAGCTACGCGTCGTTCGCGGCCGGCTTCTCGTTCGTGTCCATCCTCACCACCGTCTTCCAGCTGTTCGGCCTGGGCTTCGGCTTCGGCGGCACGGCGTTCTTCTGGACCTGGCCCGCTGTCCTGGCCGGCCAGCTGATGGTCGCCTTGTGCTTCGCCGAACTGGCCGCGCGCTACCCGTTGTCCGGCGCGATCTACCAGTGGGCCCGCCGTCTCGGTGGCGCGGTCGTCGGCTGGTTCGCGGGCTGGACGATGGCGATCGCGCAGATCATCACACTGGCCACGGCCGCGATCGCGCTGCAGGTCGTCCTGCCCGCGGTCTGGCCCGGCTTCCAGTTGGTCGGTACCGATCCCGCCCTCGCGTCGAAGGACGGCGCCGCGAACGCCGTACTCCTCGGCTGTCTGCTGCTCGCCGCGACCACTCTGCTCAACGCGACCAGCGTGCGGGTCACCGCGGTCGTCAACTCGGTCGGCGTCACGTGTGAGCTGATCGGCGTCGTCCTGATCGTCATATTGTTGACAAGCCGCGCCGAGCGCGGACCGTCCGTCGTCCTGCATACGACGAACCTGGACAGCTCGACCGGGTACGTCGTACCGCTGCTCGTCTCGGCGTTGATGGCGGCCTACGTGCTGGTCGGATTCGACAGCGCGGGCGAGTTGTCGGAGGAGACGCACAAGCCACGCGCGACGACACCGCGGACGATCATCCGCGCGGTCGTTGCCTCCGGCATCGGCGGTGCGTTCCTCATCGTCGCGGCGCTGATGGCCGCGCCGTCGCTGACCGACGGAGACCTGGCCGCCCAAGGTCTCCCCTACGTGCTGACAAGCAGACTCGGTACGACGGCCGGCAAGTTGCTGCTGCTCGACGTGGCCCTCGCGGTCTGCGTGTGCACGCTCGCGATCCAGACAGCCGCGGCCCGGATGATCTTCTCGATGGCACGCGACAACGTGCTGCCGGGATCCCGCCGACTGCGCAAGGTGTCCGAGCGCACCGGCACGCCGGTGGCCGCAACCGTCGTACCGGGTGTGCTGGCCGCTGTCTGCCTGGTCGTGAACGTGGGGAACGCGGGCCTGTTCCTGGGTCTCGCCAGCGTCTGCATCATGCTGCTGTACGTCGCGTACCTGATGGTCACCACGCCCTTGCTGGTGCGACGCCTGACCGGCGGCGGGTTACCCGCCGGCGTGGACGAGAACGGCCGGCCGCTGTTCTCGCTCGGGCGCTTCGGCCTGGTCGTCAACATCGTCGCGGTCGCCTACGGACTCGCGATGGCGATCAACCTCGGCTGGCCGCGCGCGGAGGTGTACGACCCGGCCGGCGACGGGTGGTACCTCCACTACCTCCCGCTGGTCACTCTCGCGGTCGTCGCGGCCGGCGGGCTCCTGGCGTACCGCGCCCAGCGCACCGCGTACCACGCCTCGATCGGCGCCCCCGTGCACGCCGCGACCCCGGCCGTCGAGGCGGAAGGCGCCAGCGCATGA
- a CDS encoding M20 family metallopeptidase: MSLTRAEWTVLDRIDEDLLVRVTQELVRAPGQNPPGEEAATVAVLAGAARDLGLDVRTSPVETGRDNLSVRLSGGDAPGLLLLGHTDVVPVGDGWTVDPYGGLLRDGRIYGRGASDMKGGLAAALAALAALRGTSLNGPVDLAAVVDEEETGKGIRAYIASTLQPPVDNSSPTNAHTDRLEAERTGAEHYSPNAITQQARRASRQYVGCITAEPTDLQTIIAARGDSYLQVSVHGRASHAGNPDGGANAIYGAAAVVAEIERLHKELAAAPHPLLGPATWSVGQINGGTGGSIVPADCVVVADRRLLPGESPAEVLANLEARVASLRLEDRGLTVELSMPMEMPAFETSEDHDLVRATEAARFDAGGPPMPLAGWTAACDGGYVARDLGVPVVVLGPGSVTTQAHRADESVAIAELVTAARAYALIALRLLGTTG, translated from the coding sequence ATGAGCCTGACGCGTGCCGAATGGACAGTACTGGACCGGATCGACGAGGACCTGCTGGTACGGGTGACGCAGGAACTGGTCCGGGCGCCCGGCCAGAATCCGCCCGGCGAGGAGGCCGCGACGGTGGCCGTCCTCGCTGGGGCGGCGCGGGACCTCGGCCTCGACGTACGGACCTCGCCCGTCGAGACCGGCCGGGACAACCTCTCGGTCAGGCTGTCCGGAGGCGATGCTCCTGGCCTGTTGCTACTTGGCCACACCGATGTCGTCCCGGTCGGTGACGGCTGGACGGTCGACCCGTACGGCGGGCTCCTGCGCGACGGCCGGATCTACGGCCGCGGCGCATCCGACATGAAAGGCGGCCTCGCCGCAGCCCTGGCCGCCCTCGCCGCACTCCGTGGCACCTCACTCAACGGGCCGGTCGACCTCGCCGCAGTAGTCGACGAAGAGGAAACCGGCAAAGGCATCCGCGCCTACATAGCCTCCACCCTGCAGCCCCCTGTGGATAACTCCAGCCCGACCAACGCTCACACCGATAGACTTGAAGCGGAAAGGACAGGGGCGGAACACTACTCACCCAACGCGATCACCCAGCAGGCCCGCCGGGCATCGCGTCAGTACGTCGGATGCATCACCGCCGAGCCGACCGACCTGCAGACGATCATCGCGGCGCGGGGCGACTCGTACTTACAGGTCTCGGTACACGGTCGCGCCTCCCACGCGGGCAACCCGGACGGCGGCGCGAACGCGATCTACGGAGCGGCCGCGGTGGTCGCCGAGATCGAACGCCTGCACAAGGAGCTGGCGGCCGCGCCCCATCCCCTGCTCGGCCCGGCAACCTGGAGCGTCGGCCAGATCAACGGCGGCACGGGCGGCTCGATCGTCCCGGCCGACTGCGTGGTGGTCGCCGACCGCCGGCTCCTCCCGGGCGAGTCCCCCGCCGAGGTACTCGCCAACCTGGAGGCTCGCGTCGCCTCGCTCCGGCTGGAGGACCGCGGGCTCACCGTCGAACTCTCCATGCCGATGGAGATGCCCGCCTTCGAGACATCCGAGGACCACGACCTCGTCCGCGCGACCGAGGCCGCCCGGTTCGACGCCGGCGGTCCGCCGATGCCGCTCGCCGGGTGGACCGCAGCGTGCGACGGCGGGTACGTCGCACGCGATCTCGGCGTACCGGTGGTTGTCCTCGGCCCCGGTTCGGTCACCACCCAGGCGCACCGCGCGGACGAGTCCGTCGCGATCGCCGAACTCGTCACCGCGGCCCGCGCGTACGCGCTGATCGCACTGCGACTCCTCGGTACGACGGGGTGA
- a CDS encoding 5-oxoprolinase/urea amidolyase family protein, with translation MAVIIVNNPGVQTTVQDLAGRPGLWDVGVPPSGAADELTFALVNAAVGNPDTAAGLECVLAGPVLTCDEDRLICVGGAVHNATVDNLHIRPGLVVRWPAGSVLDIGPLGGPGMRGYVAIQGGLDVPRVLGSRSTFILGGFGGHDGRPLAAGDRLVLGRQENLLTPLSVELPAMSASWQLRVIPGPHGAPEHLTAEGVDAFFAYNWIVDHRSDRTGVRLIGPTPGWARTDGGEAGLHPSNVHDSAYPVGGIMLSGDTPVIVGKDGPSLGGFVVPAVAIEADRWMLGQLAAGDSVQLVPVTQEVAADAIRSRRRWLADLRQEPAPVTPSTSSPERPNFLHRGDPAGTAPAYTIRYAGERHLLVEAGPAELDLTVRVWVHLLAQALRVDRPAGVTEIVEGVRSLLVAVDSARIALTGLAERLAFLAAGLDDPETVVLPAREVVLPIAFDHPEAHEAMRRYATSVRPDAPWCPDNVEFIRRVNDLGARDEVFEIVQAATYLVVGLGDVYLGAPVAVPIDPRHRLVTTKYNPARTWTPQNAVGIGGIYLCVYGMEGPGGYQLVGRTVPVWRISPADEQPWLLRQFDLIRFTPVSAEQLAHERAEIAAGRADLKTAPATFSIADVRRIEQEAPVEIATVRARRRAAFEAERARWGA, from the coding sequence GTGGCCGTCATCATTGTCAACAATCCTGGTGTCCAAACGACGGTGCAGGATCTTGCTGGGCGGCCGGGTCTGTGGGACGTCGGCGTCCCACCGTCCGGCGCTGCCGACGAGCTCACGTTCGCGCTGGTCAACGCCGCGGTCGGCAATCCCGACACCGCGGCCGGCCTGGAGTGTGTGCTCGCCGGACCGGTCCTGACGTGCGACGAGGATCGGCTGATCTGCGTCGGCGGCGCCGTCCACAACGCGACTGTCGACAATCTGCACATCAGGCCGGGGCTGGTCGTCCGGTGGCCGGCTGGATCCGTGCTGGACATCGGCCCGCTCGGCGGACCGGGCATGCGCGGGTATGTGGCGATCCAGGGCGGGCTGGACGTGCCTCGGGTGCTCGGTAGCCGGTCCACCTTCATCCTCGGCGGATTCGGTGGTCACGACGGTAGGCCGCTCGCGGCCGGTGACCGGCTCGTCCTGGGCCGGCAGGAGAACCTGCTGACTCCGCTGTCGGTGGAACTGCCGGCGATGTCGGCGTCCTGGCAGCTGCGCGTCATCCCGGGGCCCCATGGCGCACCGGAACATCTGACCGCCGAAGGTGTCGACGCGTTCTTCGCCTACAACTGGATTGTTGACCATCGGTCCGATCGCACCGGGGTCAGGTTGATCGGGCCGACTCCCGGTTGGGCCCGGACCGACGGCGGTGAGGCCGGACTGCATCCGTCGAACGTTCACGACTCCGCGTACCCGGTCGGCGGCATCATGCTGTCCGGTGACACCCCCGTCATCGTCGGCAAGGACGGACCGTCTCTCGGCGGGTTCGTCGTACCCGCCGTCGCCATCGAGGCCGACCGGTGGATGCTCGGCCAGCTGGCCGCCGGCGACTCCGTTCAGCTGGTCCCGGTGACCCAGGAGGTGGCAGCCGACGCAATCCGGTCCCGGCGCCGCTGGCTGGCCGATCTGCGGCAGGAGCCGGCGCCCGTCACCCCGTCGACGAGTTCGCCGGAACGCCCGAATTTCCTGCATCGCGGCGATCCGGCCGGTACGGCACCGGCGTACACGATCAGGTACGCGGGCGAGCGGCACCTGCTGGTCGAGGCGGGACCGGCCGAGCTCGACCTCACGGTCCGGGTCTGGGTCCACCTACTGGCCCAGGCCCTCCGTGTCGATCGGCCGGCCGGCGTGACGGAGATCGTCGAGGGTGTGCGGTCGCTGCTCGTCGCGGTCGACTCGGCCCGGATCGCCTTGACCGGGCTCGCGGAACGGCTCGCGTTCCTGGCCGCCGGGCTGGATGATCCCGAAACGGTCGTACTGCCGGCGCGCGAGGTGGTGCTGCCGATCGCGTTCGACCACCCCGAGGCGCACGAGGCGATGCGCCGGTATGCGACGTCGGTCCGGCCGGACGCGCCGTGGTGCCCGGACAACGTCGAGTTCATCCGGCGGGTCAACGATCTCGGCGCGCGGGACGAGGTGTTCGAGATCGTGCAGGCCGCGACGTACCTCGTGGTCGGTCTCGGGGACGTGTATCTCGGCGCGCCGGTCGCGGTGCCGATCGATCCGCGGCATCGCCTGGTCACCACGAAGTACAACCCGGCCCGTACCTGGACGCCGCAGAACGCGGTCGGGATCGGCGGGATCTACCTGTGCGTGTACGGGATGGAGGGCCCCGGCGGGTACCAGCTGGTCGGGCGCACGGTCCCGGTCTGGCGGATCTCCCCCGCCGACGAGCAACCGTGGTTGCTGAGGCAGTTCGATCTGATCAGATTCACCCCGGTGAGCGCGGAGCAACTGGCCCACGAGCGGGCCGAGATCGCCGCCGGACGCGCGGATCTCAAGACCGCACCGGCGACGTTCTCGATCGCCGACGTACGCCGGATCGAGCAGGAGGCACCTGTGGAAATAGCGACCGTACGGGCCAGACGCCGCGCCGCCTTCGAAGCGGAACGGGCACGGTGGGGGGCGTGA